DNA sequence from the Candidatus Nanopelagicales bacterium genome:
CAGCAGCACGCCGGAGCCGGCGAGGATCACCCGGTAGTGCCGCGCCGACAGCCGGTGCCGGCCGGCCGCCACCCCCCAGGCCAGCAGCACCTTGACGCCGACGAGCATGAGGTAGAAGCCGACCAGGAAGGCCACCGCGTCGCCGGGGGACTCCCGCCAGGCCGCGACCAGGACGGTGCCCCCTGCGGTGAGCCAGAACAGCCAGGGGGCGGGGTTGGTGACGTTGGCCAGCGCTCCCTGCCGCAGCGCGGACGACGTCGACAGGGGTGCCGCAGCGGCAGCCTCCGTCGCCGGGTCCGCGCCGCGCGCCGCTCGCAGGGAGTCGACCCCGAACCACCCGACGACCACGCCGCCCACGACACCGAGTGCCGCCAGGGCCCGGTCCGGCAGCGCCGACAGGACGGTGAGGGAGAGCAGGATGATCGGGACGTCGGTGAGCAGGGGTGCCAACGCGACCCGCAGCCCGGCGGGGAAACCGCCGCGCAGGGTTGCCGACACGACCAGCACCAGGAGCGGCCCGGGAGCGACGCCGGACCCGAGTCCCAGTGCCAGCCCCGCCAGCAGCGCCTCCACGGGTCGTCAGCGCAGTGCGTCAGCGGTAGGCGGGGATCCCGGTCAGCGCCTGGCCGACGACGAGAGTGTGCATCTCGTTGGTGCCCTCGTACGTGAACACCGACTCGAGGTTGTTCATGTGCCGGATCACGGGGTACTCCAACGTGATTCCGTTGCCGCCGAGGATCGAGCGGCACTCGCGGGCGATGGCGAGCGCTTCCCGGGCGTTGTTGAGCTTGCCCACGCTGACCTGCTCCGGGCGGATCCGGTGCTCGTCCTTGAGCCGGCCGAGGTGGAGCGCGAGCAGCATCCCCTTGTCGAGCTCGAGCGCCATGTCCGCCAGCTTCTTCTGGGTCAGCTGGAAGCCGGCGATCGGCTTGTCGAACTGCTCGCGGTCGATGGCGTACGCGATCGCGGTCTCCAGGCAGTCGCGTGCGGCACCGAGGGTGCCGAAGACGATCCCGAAGCGGGCCTCGTTCAGGCAGGACAGCGGGCCGCGCAGACCGACCACCTCCGGCAGCACCGCATCACCCGGCAGCCGTACGCCCTCCAGCACCAGTTCCGACGTCACGGAGGCACGCAACGACAGCTTCTTGTGGATCTCGTTCGCCGTGAACCCGGGGGTGTCGGTCGGCACCACGAACCCGCGGATGCCCTCGTCGGTTTGCGCCCAGACCACAGCCACGTCGGCGACGTTGCCGTTGGTGATCCACATCTTGGTCCCGTCCAGGACCCAGTCGTCACCGTCGCGCTTGGCCGCCGTGCGCATCCCGCCCGGGTTGGAGCCGAAGTCGGGCTCGGTCAGCCCGAAGCATCCGATGGCCTCGCCGGATGCCATGCGGGGCAACCACTCCTGCTTCTGATCCTCCGACCCGAACGCGTGGATCGCGTACATCGCCAGCGAACCCTGGACGCTGACCAGCGACCGGATGCCGGAGTCGCCGGCCTCGAGCTCCAGGCAGGCCAGGCCGTACGCGGTGGCGGAGGTGCCGGCGCAGCCGTACCCCTCCAGGTGCATGCCCAGGAGTCCGAGCTCGCCCATCTCGCGGGCCAGCTCGCGGGCCGGGATGCTGCCGGACTCGAACCAGTCGGCCACGGCCGGGCGGATCCGGTCGTCGACGTACGCGCGGACGACATCCCGCATCGCGCGCTCCTCCTCCGACAGCAGGCCGTCGATGTCGAGCAGGGCGAAGGGGTGCTGCGGGCGGGACACGGATGACCTCCGGGGGACCGGTGCGGGTGGGTGCCGCGGGGAACGCTACCAGCGGATTGGATCCAATGTACAGTTACGCCCGTGACCGTCGACGCCGCTGATCCCGACGCCTCCGTCCCGCACGAGGAAGCCACCGCCGGCCCGCTGTCCGGCCTCCTGGTCGCCGACCTGTCCCGCGTACTGGCCGGTCCCTACGCCACCATGCTGCTCGCCGACCTCGGCGCCGAGGTGGTCAAGGTCGAGCGCCCCGGGGCCGGGGACGACACCCGTGCCTGGGGCCCTCCGTACGGGGCCGACGGGCAGTCCACCTACTTCCAGTCCGTCAACCGCAACAAGCGGTCGGTGGCCCTCGACCTGCGCGACGGGGACGACCTGGCCCGCGCCCGCGAGCTCGCCCTGGCGGCGGACGTCCTCGTCGAGAACTTCCGTCCCGGCGCGCTGGACCGGATGGGGCTGGGCTACGAGGCGCTCGCGGCGGAGAACCCGCGCCTCGTCTACTGCTCGATCAGCGGGTTCGGGCGCGGCGCCGGGGCGGACCTGCCCGGTTACGACCTTCTGGTGCAGGCCATGGGCGGGCTGATGTCGATCACCGGCCCCGGGCCGGGAGAGCCCACCAAGGCCGGGGTGGCGGTGGTGGACGTGCTCACCGGGCTGCACGCCACTGTGGGCATCCTGGCCGCGCTGCGAGAGCGCGACCGGACCGGGCTCGGCCAGCGGGTCGAGGTCACCCTGCTCACGTCCCTGCTGTCCGCGCTGGTCAACCAGGCGTCCGCGTACGTCGGCGCCGGTGTGGTGCCGGGCATCCTGGGCAACGCGCACCCGTCGATCTCGCCGTACGAGGTCTACCCCGCGTCGGACCGACCACTGGTCGTGGCCGTGGGCAACGACGGGCAGTTCCGCGCCCTCGCGGGGGTCCTCGGGGTCCCGGGGCTGGCGGACGACGAGCGGTTCGCGACCAACCCGGCCCGGGTGACGCACCGCGCGGCGCTGAAGGCCGAGCTCGACGCGGTGCTGGCGACGCGGACCGCGGACGAGTGGCAGGCGGCGCTGACGGCGGCGGGGGTGCCGTGCGGTCCCATCAACGACCTGGCGTCGGCGTTCGCGCTGGCGGAGCGACTGGGTCTGCAGCCGGTGGCGTCGATCGCGGACCCGCGGCGGGACGAGCCGGTGCCCACGGTGGCGCACCCCGTCCGGCTGTCGCGCACCCCGGCGACCTACCGAACGGCGCCGCCCCGGGTGGGGGAGGACGGGTGAGCAGCCCGGCCCGCGCCGCCGCTCCGCGGGCGAAGGCGTTCCGCCGGCCTCCGACCGCGCAGGAGGCCGTACTGGGTGCACTGCGGGACGAGATCGCCACCGGCGTGCTGGCCCCGGGGGAGCGGATCGTCCAGGACGCGCTGGCCGAGCGGTACGGCGTGTCCCGGGTGCCGCTGCGCGAGGCGCTGCGGATCCTGGAGGGCGAGGGCCGGGTGGTCTACCACCCGCACCGCGGGTACGTGGTGGCGGCGCTGTCGCTGGACGACCTGCGCGAGGTCTACCGGCTGCGCGAGCTGCTGGAGGCCGAGGCGCTGCGGTCGGCCGTACCGCGACTCACCGATGCGGATGTGGGGGCCCTGGCCGGCGTGCTGGCGGAGGTCGAGTCGGCCGACGACCTGCGCGACCTGGCCGAGGCGAATCGGCGCTTCCACTTCGCGCTGTTCGAGGCCAGCGACCGGCCGCGGCTGGTCCGGCTGCTGCACCAGCTGTGGGACGCCACCGACGCCTACCGCGCGGTCTACTTCGCCCAGCCGGCCGCGCGCCGTCGGGTGGACCGGGAGCACCGGGCCCTGCTGCGCGCCATCCGGGCCCGTGACGCCGACGCCGTGGTGGCCGCGCAGTCGGCGCACCGCGAGCACTCGGTGGCCGCCCTCGCCGCGGTCCTCGCCGACCGCGGCTGAACCCGTGTGGTGCCGGTTGCGCGAGCTACAGCTCGCGCAACCGGCACCACAAGACGTGGACGGGTACGGCTAGCCTCCGCGGTATGGGAGTGCTGGTGCGGGAGTACCACGACGACGACCTCGAGGCGGTCGTCCACCTGTGGGACGTGACCTCCGCCGAGCAGGGCTCGGTGTTCAGCGTGGCCGAGTGCATCGCGGCCGTACGCGCCGACGAGCCGGCGGTGGTCGCGGTCAGGGACGGCCGGATCGTCGGTGCGGCGCTGGCGTCGCTGGACAACGAGCGCGCCTGGGTGCTCCGCATCGCCGTGCACCCCGACCACCGCGGCGAGGGGATCGTGTCCGGTCTGCTGGTGGAGCTCGAGCGGCTGAGCGTGGACCAGGGCGCGCGCCGGATGGCGTACGTGCTCCCCGCCGAGGAGCAGCTCGCCGACGGCCTGCTCAACGCGGGCTGGAAGCGCCGGCCGGCGGCCGCGTACTTCGAGAAGGTAGGCGGGCTCGGCCCGGGCGAGCAGGGCCTGCTGGAGTCCCTCGGCGGCCGGGTCATCCCGACCGGCGCGTGGGACCGGATCGCCGGCATGGAGGAGGAGAAGACCCTCATCGACCGCCGGGTCGTGCTGCCGCTGCGGGAGCCGGAGCGGGCCGCCGCGCACGGAGTCCTGCCGCCTCGCGCGATCGTGCTGTTCGGGCCGCCCGGCACCGGGAAGACCACGTTCGCCCGTGGCATGGCATCGCGGCTGCAGTGGCCGTTCGTGGAGATCTTCCCCTCGCGGCTGGCGGCCGACGAGGGCGGTCTGGCCAACGCGC
Encoded proteins:
- a CDS encoding acyl-CoA dehydrogenase family protein, with translation MSRPQHPFALLDIDGLLSEEERAMRDVVRAYVDDRIRPAVADWFESGSIPARELAREMGELGLLGMHLEGYGCAGTSATAYGLACLELEAGDSGIRSLVSVQGSLAMYAIHAFGSEDQKQEWLPRMASGEAIGCFGLTEPDFGSNPGGMRTAAKRDGDDWVLDGTKMWITNGNVADVAVVWAQTDEGIRGFVVPTDTPGFTANEIHKKLSLRASVTSELVLEGVRLPGDAVLPEVVGLRGPLSCLNEARFGIVFGTLGAARDCLETAIAYAIDREQFDKPIAGFQLTQKKLADMALELDKGMLLALHLGRLKDEHRIRPEQVSVGKLNNAREALAIARECRSILGGNGITLEYPVIRHMNNLESVFTYEGTNEMHTLVVGQALTGIPAYR
- a CDS encoding GntR family transcriptional regulator, whose amino-acid sequence is MSSPARAAAPRAKAFRRPPTAQEAVLGALRDEIATGVLAPGERIVQDALAERYGVSRVPLREALRILEGEGRVVYHPHRGYVVAALSLDDLREVYRLRELLEAEALRSAVPRLTDADVGALAGVLAEVESADDLRDLAEANRRFHFALFEASDRPRLVRLLHQLWDATDAYRAVYFAQPAARRRVDREHRALLRAIRARDADAVVAAQSAHREHSVAALAAVLADRG
- a CDS encoding CoA transferase — encoded protein: MTVDAADPDASVPHEEATAGPLSGLLVADLSRVLAGPYATMLLADLGAEVVKVERPGAGDDTRAWGPPYGADGQSTYFQSVNRNKRSVALDLRDGDDLARARELALAADVLVENFRPGALDRMGLGYEALAAENPRLVYCSISGFGRGAGADLPGYDLLVQAMGGLMSITGPGPGEPTKAGVAVVDVLTGLHATVGILAALRERDRTGLGQRVEVTLLTSLLSALVNQASAYVGAGVVPGILGNAHPSISPYEVYPASDRPLVVAVGNDGQFRALAGVLGVPGLADDERFATNPARVTHRAALKAELDAVLATRTADEWQAALTAAGVPCGPINDLASAFALAERLGLQPVASIADPRRDEPVPTVAHPVRLSRTPATYRTAPPRVGEDG
- a CDS encoding GNAT family N-acetyltransferase; translated protein: MGVLVREYHDDDLEAVVHLWDVTSAEQGSVFSVAECIAAVRADEPAVVAVRDGRIVGAALASLDNERAWVLRIAVHPDHRGEGIVSGLLVELERLSVDQGARRMAYVLPAEEQLADGLLNAGWKRRPAAAYFEKVGGLGPGEQGLLESLGGRVIPTGAWDRIAGMEEEKTLIDRRVVLPLREPERAAAHGVLPPRAIVLFGPPGTGKTTFARGMASRLQWPFVEIFPSRLAADEGGLANALRQVFAQVADLERVVLFIDEVEEIAPMRDGVATSPAHGVTNELLKLIPAFRERDTRLLVCATNSVRSLDSAFLRPGRFDYLIPVGPPDADARRALWARFTAGREDVDLDVLVRATEGFTPADVEFAARSAAQSAFEREVVHGEAAGRPGATTDDYLVAIRQVRPTVTAEIRRDFQEDIARYART
- a CDS encoding LysE family transporter; this encodes MEALLAGLALGLGSGVAPGPLLVLVVSATLRGGFPAGLRVALAPLLTDVPIILLSLTVLSALPDRALAALGVVGGVVVGWFGVDSLRAARGADPATEAAAAAPLSTSSALRQGALANVTNPAPWLFWLTAGGTVLVAAWRESPGDAVAFLVGFYLMLVGVKVLLAWGVAAGRHRLSARHYRVILAGSGVLLLVFGAVLAVRGALAW